The Cyprinus carpio isolate SPL01 chromosome A19, ASM1834038v1, whole genome shotgun sequence genome has a segment encoding these proteins:
- the LOC109075730 gene encoding cartilage matrix protein-like, with protein sequence MQVRVLLILILTSVLITRVQVVVFTCETQTIADIVFLVDGSSSISSKDFNFMQTFLEMFVGAFAVGPNQTRIGLVQYSDGPFLELHLNTHSTKVAVIDAIRKLSHKTGNTYTGLALTYILENSFKAESGSRPDVPKIGILITDGESQDDVLSPAQTLRDAGIELFAIGVQNADLNKLRAIASPPNETHVYNAADFNVMSSIVEGLTRSVCERVSELSVVVFPCETPAIADIVFLVDGLWSISRLNFKTVKRFLGMFIRAFVVGPNQTRIGLVLYGKDSWVEWHLKTHSTKEDVINAVRNLPYKGGNTLKGLALTYILEYSFKAESGSRPDVPKIGILITDGKSQDDVLSPAQRLRDAGIELFAIGVKNADENELRAIASPPEETHVYNAADFSVMSSIVEGLTRSVCERVSELSGEKVVMAGSFCVEL encoded by the exons ATGCAGGTTCGAGTGCTGCTGATCCTGATACTGACATCAGTATTAATCACACGAGTTCAAG TGGTCGTCTTCACATGTGAAACACAAACCATCGCTGATATTGTGTTTCTGGTGGATGGATCATCAAGTATTAGTAGTAAAGACTTTAATTTTATGCAGACATTTTTGGAGATGTTCGTCGGGGCCTTTGCGGTTGGACCAAACCAAACACGCATTG gtttggTGCAGTACAGTGATGGTCCGTTTCTCGAGTTGCATCTGAACACTCACAGCACTAAAGTAGCTGTGATTGATGCCATAAGGAAACTGTCTCATAAAACAGGAAATACatacacag gTCTTGCTCTGACGTATATTCTGGAGAACAGCTTCAAAGCGGAATCTGGATCCAGACCTGACGTTCCTAAGATTGGGATTCTGATCACGGATGGGGAATCACAGGACGATGTTCTTTCTCCTGCTCAGACACTCAGAGATGCTGGGATCGAGCTGTTTGCTATCG GAGTGCAGAACGCAGATTTGAACAAGCTGAGAGCCATCGCCTCCCCGCCGAATGAAACACACGTGTATAACGCAGCTGATTTCAATGTGATGAGCTCCATCGTGGAGGGACTGACCAGGAGCGTCTGCGAGCGCGTCTCTGAACTCAGCG TGGTCGTCTTCCCATGTGAAACTCCAGCCATCGCTGATATTGTGTTTCTGGTCGATGGATTGTGGAGTATCAGCCGTTTGAACTTCAAAACTGTGAAGAGGTTTCTGGGAATGTTCATCAGGGCCTTCGTGGTTGGACCAAACCAAACACGCATTG gtttggTGCTGTATGGCAAGGATTCATGGGTCGAGTGGCACCTGAAGACTCACAGCACTAAAGAGGACGTGATTAACGCCGTGAGGAATCTGCCTTATAAAGGAGGAAACACACTcaaag gTCTTGCTCTGACGTATATTCTGGAGTACAGCTTCAAAGCGGAATCTGGATCCAGACCTGACGTTCCTAAGATTGGGATTCTGATCACGGATGGGAAATCACAGGACGATGTTCTTTCTCCTGCTCAGAGACTCAGAGACGCTGGGATCGAGCTGTTTGCTATCG GAGTGAAGAACGCCGATGAGAACGAGCTGAGAGCCATCGCCTCCCCGCCGGAGGAGACACACGTGTATAACGCAGCTGATTTCAGTGTGATGAGCTCCATAGTGGAGGGACTGACCAGGAGCGTCTGCGAGCGCGTCTCTGAACTCAGCG gtgagaAAGTGGTCATGGCCGGCAGCTTCTGTGTTGAACTCTAA
- the LOC109101584 gene encoding uncharacterized protein LOC109101584 isoform X2 produces the protein MSSSPENSGLILPSADHVYLKSSRDPLDFRKFQVRKLKRSLSRSESCEETDEDFILKITDSGIFYKDYSNKIKSLEYLIYKTNYQYQDIKNYKHISLKKEKNAIFNRFFNDLCIETKKTLKLKKQLAFICFRKKDGLFDMNRWKVYKKSDLPQEEHTEDKIFELLLEMYDEDECCYSEIYIFTTNSPCLARPNHVPCMIQAVKIAMMLYKKHGIKTTIGYLEPWGFSGSYENVLPKCSIKDCSYYFESQMLGSKDMINNSPQTPTKRIEIDMELISPIYKQIIPEVENLKFSMKDSKKTETRRPQPKLDLAQFCSKISKPDSKEKFLKNLNKIISDLFKKDLDKTFGDFKNHGLEMFAKCMKNINDLFIEIDYANIYEEIHEYLKSVFFPWWAGKVEDASSKFLKKQTSSFLQGSAVFHSLRDIKETENFFDIGYVILENWNI, from the exons atg AGTTCTTCACCTGAAAACTCTGGTCTTATTCTACCGAGTGCCGATCATGTTTATTT AAAAAGTTCTAGAGATCCTCTTGATTTTCGAAAATTCCAAGTTCGTAAACTTAAAAG aTCTCTTTCAAGAAGTGAATCGTGTGAGGAGACGGATGAagattttattctaaaaattacTGATTCGGGAATCTTTTATAAAGACtactctaataaaataaaatccttggaatatttaatttataaaaccaaTTATCAATACCAAGATATTAAGAATTATAAACATATTAGTCTCAAAAAGGAAAAGAATGCAATTTTTAATCGTTTTTTTAATGATCTTTGTATAGAAACTAAGAAAACACTGAAATTGAAAAAACAGCTTGCTTTtatatgttttagaaaaaaagatgGATTATTTGACATGAATAGATGGAAAGTTtataaaaaatcagatttaccACAAGAAGAGCATACTGAAGATAAAATATTTGAACTGCTTCTAGAAATGTATGATGAAGATGAGTGTTgttattcagaaatatatatatttactacaaATAGCCCATGTTTGGCAAGACCCAACCATGTGCCCTGCATGATTCAGGCTGTTAAAATAGCAATGATGTTATATAAAAAGCATGGCATAAAAACCACTATTGGATATCTTGAACCCTGGGGTTTCAGTGGTTCGTATGAAAACGTTTTGCCTAAATGCTCTATTAAAGATTGCAGTTATTATTTTGAGTCCCAAATGCTAGGAAGCAAAGATATGATTAATAACTCACCCCAAACACCAACTAAAAGAATAGAAATTGACATGGAATTAATAAGCCcaatttacaaacaaattattCCAGAAGTAGAAAATCTAAAATTTTCCATGAAAGATAGTAAAAAAACGGAGACCAGAAGACCACAACCAAAACTTGATCTTGCAcaattttgttcaaaaatatCCAAACCTGATAGCAAAGAAAAATTtctgaaaaacttaaataaaatcatatcagatttatttaaaaaagatttagaCAAAACTTTTGGTGATTTCAAAAACCATGGTTTGGAAATGTTTGcgaaatgcatgaaaaatataaACGATCTTTTCATTGAAATTGACTATGCAAATATTTACGAAGAAATCCACGAATATCTGAAAAGCGTTTTCTTTCCTTGGTGGGCTGGAAAAGTGGAAGATGCATCCAGCAAGTTCTTAAAAAAGCAAACCAGTTCCTTTCTACAAGGAAGTGCTGTTTTTCATTCCCTTAGAGatataaaagaaacagaaaattttTTCGATATTGGTTATGTGATTCTCGAAAATTggaatatttag
- the LOC109101584 gene encoding uncharacterized protein LOC109101584 isoform X1, translating into MMKRKNQSSSPENSGLILPSADHVYLKSSRDPLDFRKFQVRKLKRSLSRSESCEETDEDFILKITDSGIFYKDYSNKIKSLEYLIYKTNYQYQDIKNYKHISLKKEKNAIFNRFFNDLCIETKKTLKLKKQLAFICFRKKDGLFDMNRWKVYKKSDLPQEEHTEDKIFELLLEMYDEDECCYSEIYIFTTNSPCLARPNHVPCMIQAVKIAMMLYKKHGIKTTIGYLEPWGFSGSYENVLPKCSIKDCSYYFESQMLGSKDMINNSPQTPTKRIEIDMELISPIYKQIIPEVENLKFSMKDSKKTETRRPQPKLDLAQFCSKISKPDSKEKFLKNLNKIISDLFKKDLDKTFGDFKNHGLEMFAKCMKNINDLFIEIDYANIYEEIHEYLKSVFFPWWAGKVEDASSKFLKKQTSSFLQGSAVFHSLRDIKETENFFDIGYVILENWNI; encoded by the exons ATGATGAAGAGAAAGAATCAG AGTTCTTCACCTGAAAACTCTGGTCTTATTCTACCGAGTGCCGATCATGTTTATTT AAAAAGTTCTAGAGATCCTCTTGATTTTCGAAAATTCCAAGTTCGTAAACTTAAAAG aTCTCTTTCAAGAAGTGAATCGTGTGAGGAGACGGATGAagattttattctaaaaattacTGATTCGGGAATCTTTTATAAAGACtactctaataaaataaaatccttggaatatttaatttataaaaccaaTTATCAATACCAAGATATTAAGAATTATAAACATATTAGTCTCAAAAAGGAAAAGAATGCAATTTTTAATCGTTTTTTTAATGATCTTTGTATAGAAACTAAGAAAACACTGAAATTGAAAAAACAGCTTGCTTTtatatgttttagaaaaaaagatgGATTATTTGACATGAATAGATGGAAAGTTtataaaaaatcagatttaccACAAGAAGAGCATACTGAAGATAAAATATTTGAACTGCTTCTAGAAATGTATGATGAAGATGAGTGTTgttattcagaaatatatatatttactacaaATAGCCCATGTTTGGCAAGACCCAACCATGTGCCCTGCATGATTCAGGCTGTTAAAATAGCAATGATGTTATATAAAAAGCATGGCATAAAAACCACTATTGGATATCTTGAACCCTGGGGTTTCAGTGGTTCGTATGAAAACGTTTTGCCTAAATGCTCTATTAAAGATTGCAGTTATTATTTTGAGTCCCAAATGCTAGGAAGCAAAGATATGATTAATAACTCACCCCAAACACCAACTAAAAGAATAGAAATTGACATGGAATTAATAAGCCcaatttacaaacaaattattCCAGAAGTAGAAAATCTAAAATTTTCCATGAAAGATAGTAAAAAAACGGAGACCAGAAGACCACAACCAAAACTTGATCTTGCAcaattttgttcaaaaatatCCAAACCTGATAGCAAAGAAAAATTtctgaaaaacttaaataaaatcatatcagatttatttaaaaaagatttagaCAAAACTTTTGGTGATTTCAAAAACCATGGTTTGGAAATGTTTGcgaaatgcatgaaaaatataaACGATCTTTTCATTGAAATTGACTATGCAAATATTTACGAAGAAATCCACGAATATCTGAAAAGCGTTTTCTTTCCTTGGTGGGCTGGAAAAGTGGAAGATGCATCCAGCAAGTTCTTAAAAAAGCAAACCAGTTCCTTTCTACAAGGAAGTGCTGTTTTTCATTCCCTTAGAGatataaaagaaacagaaaattttTTCGATATTGGTTATGTGATTCTCGAAAATTggaatatttag